One Pseudomonas muyukensis DNA segment encodes these proteins:
- a CDS encoding tyrosine-type recombinase/integrase, protein MRPRKTENRDLPPGMYRRKRTSKSKKNPGKEWISYFYLDKSGKPVPLGTDLNLARLKWAELEAKEKPKDLVTLGAIFDRYERDIIPKKAPRTQKDNLAEIRQLRNYFEKAPIDGITPAHVAKYRDARTAPVRANREIATLSHIFNIAREWGLTNRENPCQGVRKNKEVPRDFYANDAIWSAVYAKAVGELKDAMDLAYLTGQRPADVLVMRRDDIEGNALGVKQKKTNKKLRIMLEVDGVESGLGSLIRKILERNAPHGSPYLLLTDSGKRVSAAMLRHRWDDAREKAVKEAVAAGDQVLAGRISQFQFRDIRPKAASEITDVDHASLLLGHTKGDITERVYRRVGALAKPTK, encoded by the coding sequence ATGCGCCCACGGAAGACTGAGAACCGTGACCTGCCGCCCGGCATGTACCGGCGCAAGCGCACTAGTAAAAGCAAGAAAAACCCTGGCAAGGAGTGGATCAGCTACTTCTACTTGGATAAGTCTGGGAAGCCGGTACCGCTGGGCACTGACCTGAATCTGGCAAGGCTGAAGTGGGCCGAACTGGAAGCGAAGGAGAAACCCAAGGACCTGGTCACCCTGGGTGCGATCTTTGACCGATACGAGCGCGACATCATCCCGAAGAAGGCGCCACGCACACAGAAGGACAACCTGGCCGAGATACGCCAGTTGCGAAACTACTTCGAGAAGGCCCCAATCGACGGCATCACCCCTGCGCATGTGGCGAAGTATCGCGATGCCAGGACCGCCCCAGTGAGGGCGAATCGCGAGATCGCCACCCTATCGCACATCTTCAACATCGCCCGTGAATGGGGTCTGACCAACCGGGAGAACCCCTGCCAGGGTGTACGCAAGAATAAGGAGGTGCCGCGGGACTTCTACGCGAACGACGCAATCTGGAGTGCGGTTTACGCGAAAGCGGTTGGTGAATTGAAGGACGCCATGGACTTAGCGTATTTGACGGGCCAGCGGCCGGCGGACGTGCTGGTGATGAGGAGGGACGACATCGAGGGCAATGCCCTCGGCGTGAAACAGAAGAAGACCAACAAGAAGCTGCGGATCATGCTCGAGGTGGACGGAGTGGAAAGTGGCCTGGGCAGTCTGATCAGAAAAATTCTGGAGCGGAACGCACCCCACGGATCGCCCTACCTGTTGTTGACCGATTCAGGCAAACGGGTCTCGGCGGCCATGCTTCGCCATCGATGGGACGATGCCAGAGAGAAAGCTGTGAAGGAAGCAGTCGCAGCCGGCGACCAGGTCCTGGCCGGCCGGATCAGCCAGTTCCAGTTCCGAGACATCCGCCCAAAAGCTGCGTCTGAAATCACTGACGTCGACCACGCCAGCCTGCTGCTGGGGCACACCAAGGGCGACATCACCGAACGGGTTTACCGCCGCGTTGGAGCTCTGGCGAAACCCACCAAATAG
- a CDS encoding helix-turn-helix transcriptional regulator: MNHVRQIRKGAGISQASLRRKLDWNQSRLANYEAGRRAPGLEEARQIVSALNQLGASCALDDVFPVSAGGLTPSGADSDLASLVRVDGQNTC, encoded by the coding sequence ATGAACCACGTTCGACAGATCCGAAAGGGGGCGGGAATCAGTCAGGCCAGTCTCCGGCGAAAGCTCGATTGGAACCAATCACGGCTCGCCAATTATGAGGCGGGGCGGAGGGCCCCAGGGCTGGAAGAGGCAAGACAGATCGTCTCGGCCCTAAATCAACTTGGAGCGAGTTGCGCCCTGGATGATGTTTTCCCTGTTTCAGCCGGAGGTCTGACGCCAAGTGGTGCAGATTCTGATCTAGCCAGCCTTGTGCGAGTAGATGGCCAAAACACCTGCTAA
- a CDS encoding XRE family transcriptional regulator, translated as MKETLGQRIKRHRKAAGLSQAALATACGWKSQSRVGNYETDTREPSLADLRLIAHAIGVDESEIILDYKPSAPEAGAEAVESNATMIGPFDVWDDETPLDGDEVYVPYLKEVELSAGRGRTVVEQSHTRKLRFGKITLRRQNVQPSEAVCVTVGGNSMEPVLPDGSTVGVDQGATTVIDGKMYAINHGGQLRVKTLYRLPGGGIRMRSFNRDEHPDEEYSAEEMVAKEIVILGKVFWSSVLW; from the coding sequence ATGAAAGAGACCCTCGGACAACGCATCAAACGCCACCGCAAGGCCGCCGGGCTCTCCCAGGCCGCGCTGGCGACTGCCTGCGGCTGGAAATCCCAATCACGGGTGGGCAACTACGAAACTGATACGCGGGAGCCATCTCTCGCGGATCTGCGCCTAATTGCACATGCGATTGGTGTGGATGAGTCGGAAATCATCTTGGATTACAAACCGAGCGCCCCGGAAGCGGGCGCTGAGGCGGTCGAATCAAACGCGACGATGATTGGCCCATTTGATGTGTGGGATGACGAAACGCCATTGGATGGAGATGAGGTGTACGTGCCCTACCTGAAAGAGGTCGAGCTTTCAGCAGGCCGAGGCCGCACGGTTGTTGAGCAATCACATACGCGCAAATTGCGGTTCGGCAAAATCACCCTTCGCCGACAGAACGTGCAACCAAGCGAAGCAGTTTGTGTGACCGTTGGCGGCAATAGCATGGAGCCCGTGCTACCCGATGGAAGTACAGTCGGCGTTGATCAGGGCGCCACTACCGTAATCGATGGCAAGATGTACGCAATCAACCATGGCGGGCAGCTGCGGGTGAAAACCCTATACCGCTTGCCTGGTGGTGGAATCAGGATGCGCAGCTTCAACCGTGATGAGCATCCTGACGAGGAATACAGCGCAGAAGAGATGGTCGCTAAAGAGATCGTCATACTAGGGAAAGTCTTCTGGTCCTCGGTCCTCTGGTAG
- a CDS encoding DUF4224 domain-containing protein, translated as MQTEILSDEELAELTGYKARGYQRRWLEERGWVFVETRSGRPLVGRHYVRMKLGVSLGIVPTASPPPVVPAWTPDISKVR; from the coding sequence ATGCAAACCGAGATTCTTTCGGACGAAGAGCTAGCCGAGCTGACTGGCTATAAGGCCAGGGGATATCAGCGCCGCTGGCTTGAGGAACGTGGTTGGGTATTCGTTGAAACCCGCAGCGGGCGCCCACTGGTTGGCCGCCATTACGTCCGCATGAAGCTGGGCGTGAGCCTTGGAATAGTACCAACGGCGTCGCCACCACCTGTAGTCCCTGCGTGGACACCTGACATTTCGAAGGTGAGGTGA
- a CDS encoding helix-turn-helix domain-containing protein yields the protein METITCGTWTGHLGKGLAPRELEALLGVAQGMTAKQIAQQMQITPGTVANRIENAMFKLGVARRAAAVAEAMRRQIISPLCIALAGLIAMHAVIDDGDPLRRDRRAPERRTAQIRIVRKAEAFEHHA from the coding sequence ATGGAAACGATCACCTGCGGCACATGGACAGGCCACCTTGGCAAAGGGCTGGCTCCTCGCGAGCTGGAGGCGCTGCTCGGCGTCGCCCAGGGCATGACCGCCAAACAGATTGCTCAGCAGATGCAGATCACCCCGGGCACAGTCGCCAACCGTATTGAAAACGCGATGTTCAAGCTCGGCGTGGCCCGTCGTGCCGCTGCGGTGGCCGAAGCAATGCGCCGGCAGATCATCAGTCCGCTATGCATCGCTCTCGCCGGCCTGATCGCTATGCATGCGGTCATCGATGACGGCGATCCACTGCGCCGCGATCGCAGAGCGCCCGAGCGGCGCACCGCCCAGATTCGAATCGTTCGCAAGGCCGAGGCCTTCGAGCACCACGCCTGA
- the tusD gene encoding sulfurtransferase complex subunit TusD, whose translation MKFAIAVFSPAHAPSSRRALRFAEAVLAGGHEIARLFFYQDGVHSASANIVTPQDELDVAAQWRTFVSDHRLDAVVCIAAALRRGVLDDTEANRYQRPAVNLPMPWELSGLGQLHEAAQLADRLVCFGGD comes from the coding sequence ATGAAATTCGCCATCGCGGTCTTTTCCCCGGCCCATGCGCCCTCCTCGCGCCGCGCCTTGCGCTTTGCCGAGGCGGTACTGGCCGGCGGGCATGAAATAGCCCGGTTGTTCTTCTACCAGGACGGGGTGCACAGCGCCTCGGCCAACATCGTCACGCCCCAGGACGAGCTGGATGTGGCCGCGCAGTGGCGCACCTTCGTCAGCGACCATCGCCTGGACGCCGTGGTATGCATCGCCGCGGCCCTGCGCCGCGGTGTGCTGGACGACACCGAGGCCAACCGCTACCAGCGCCCGGCGGTGAACCTGCCGATGCCGTGGGAGCTGTCCGGCCTGGGCCAGTTGCACGAAGCTGCGCAACTGGCCGACCGCCTGGTCTGCTTCGGAGGCGACTGA
- a CDS encoding helix-turn-helix domain-containing protein translates to MSVQAMTWALAIPKAALENPAARHVLLCLANYAGSDGRGAFPSAGTLSDDTGLSERTVRLKLDELAQAGWIAEGNQAIAAAHIDRRDRRPVVYDLLIKRGATAAPRPERGAGNSTGCSSQQNGVQQNAERGAAAAPNPSLNQSTLSLREPFPMSLEWEPNPELLKAYARRAGLTLDQFNAVAISGFVLHHDAKGVAQTEKQWLAALVSWVKSDLARAARSPVARTGGSQRTSFDDDDTSWIGEEGDQ, encoded by the coding sequence GTGAGCGTACAAGCCATGACCTGGGCACTCGCCATTCCCAAAGCTGCACTTGAGAATCCTGCAGCCCGTCATGTCCTGCTCTGCTTGGCCAACTACGCAGGCAGCGATGGAAGAGGGGCATTCCCTTCTGCCGGGACTCTCTCTGACGACACCGGCCTTTCTGAGCGAACAGTACGGCTGAAGCTAGATGAGCTCGCCCAGGCTGGTTGGATCGCTGAGGGTAACCAGGCAATTGCTGCTGCCCATATCGATCGCCGCGACCGTCGCCCCGTCGTTTACGACCTACTAATTAAGCGGGGTGCAACTGCTGCACCTCGTCCTGAACGGGGTGCAGGAAACAGCACGGGGTGCAGCTCACAGCAGAACGGGGTGCAGCAAAACGCAGAACGGGGTGCAGCAGCTGCACCCAATCCGTCATTGAACCAATCTACTCTCTCTCTGCGCGAGCCGTTCCCAATGTCCCTCGAATGGGAACCGAATCCGGAACTGCTGAAAGCCTACGCCCGTCGGGCGGGTCTGACCCTGGATCAGTTCAACGCGGTTGCCATATCCGGCTTTGTGCTCCACCACGATGCCAAGGGCGTGGCCCAAACCGAAAAGCAGTGGCTGGCCGCCCTGGTCAGTTGGGTGAAGTCCGATCTCGCCCGTGCTGCACGCTCGCCCGTTGCTCGCACCGGCGGATCGCAGCGCA
- a CDS encoding Bax inhibitor-1/YccA family protein encodes MREQDYAVQHGQQVEQQEVSKVLRNTYSLLALTLAFSGIMAFVAQQMRVGYPNIFVVLIGFYGLFFLTNKLRDSAWGLVSTFALTGFMGFILGPILNRYLGMAGGAEVVSSAFAMTALVFGGLSAYVLITRKDMSFLSGFITAGFFVLLGAVVASFFFQISGLQLAISAGFVLFSSVCILFQTSAIIHGGERNYIMATISLYVSIYNLFVSLLQLFGIMGRDD; translated from the coding sequence ATGCGCGAACAGGATTACGCCGTCCAACACGGCCAGCAGGTCGAGCAGCAGGAGGTCAGCAAGGTCCTGCGCAACACTTACAGCCTGCTGGCCCTTACCCTCGCCTTCAGCGGCATCATGGCCTTCGTCGCCCAGCAGATGCGCGTCGGCTACCCGAACATCTTCGTGGTGCTGATCGGCTTCTACGGGCTGTTCTTCCTCACCAACAAGCTGCGTGACTCGGCCTGGGGCCTGGTGTCCACCTTCGCCCTCACCGGCTTCATGGGCTTCATCCTCGGCCCTATCCTCAACCGCTACCTGGGCATGGCCGGCGGCGCCGAAGTGGTCAGCTCGGCCTTCGCCATGACCGCCCTGGTGTTCGGTGGCCTGTCGGCCTACGTGCTGATCACCCGCAAGGACATGAGCTTCCTCAGCGGTTTCATCACCGCCGGCTTCTTCGTCCTGCTGGGTGCCGTGGTGGCCAGCTTCTTCTTCCAGATCAGCGGCCTGCAACTGGCGATCAGCGCCGGCTTCGTGTTGTTCTCGTCGGTCTGCATCCTGTTCCAGACCAGCGCCATCATCCATGGCGGCGAACGCAACTACATCATGGCCACCATCAGCCTGTACGTGTCGATCTACAACCTGTTCGTCAGCCTGCTGCAACTGTTTGGCATCATGGGGCGCGACGACTGA
- a CDS encoding nucleobase:cation symporter-2 family protein, with product MSSHEHGPGAAAPANELVLGLEDKPRLLIGLLAALQHLLAIIVPIVTPGLLICQALGVSARDTNLIVSMSLVISGIATFVQCKRFGPFGAGLLIVQGTSFNFVGPLIAGGALMVKQGTPVESVMAAIFGVVIAGSFVEMGVSRILPFVKRLITPLVTGIVVLMIGLTLIKVGLISMGGGFGAMANGTFADGENLLLSGVVLAIIVILNRIPVVWMRSCAIVIALAVGYALAGYLGRLDFTGMHQAALFQVPTPLHFGLGFSWSLFIPMLVIYLVTSLEAIGDVTATSKVSRQPVEGPVWMQRIKGGVLVNGANSLLAGVFNTFPSSVFAQNNGVIQLTGIASRHIGVWIAVMLILLGLFPCVAGVIQAVPEPVLGGAAMVMFGAVAASGINILASTRLDRRALLIIAVSLSLGLGVAQVPEFLAHMPAALRNVLESGVATGGICALLLNWFLPEGKEQA from the coding sequence ATGAGTTCACACGAACACGGCCCAGGCGCGGCGGCGCCTGCCAATGAACTGGTTCTTGGCCTGGAGGACAAGCCGCGGTTGTTGATCGGCCTGCTGGCGGCCCTGCAGCACCTGCTGGCGATCATCGTGCCGATCGTCACCCCAGGCCTGCTGATCTGCCAGGCCCTGGGCGTGTCGGCGCGGGACACCAACCTGATCGTGTCCATGTCGCTGGTGATCTCGGGTATCGCCACCTTCGTGCAGTGCAAGCGCTTCGGCCCGTTCGGCGCCGGGCTGCTGATCGTCCAGGGCACCAGCTTCAACTTCGTCGGCCCGCTGATTGCCGGTGGCGCCTTGATGGTCAAGCAAGGCACGCCGGTGGAAAGCGTGATGGCGGCGATCTTCGGCGTTGTGATCGCCGGCTCGTTCGTGGAAATGGGTGTTTCGCGCATCCTGCCCTTCGTCAAACGCCTGATCACCCCGCTGGTGACCGGCATCGTCGTGCTGATGATCGGCCTGACCCTGATCAAGGTCGGCCTGATCAGCATGGGCGGCGGCTTCGGCGCCATGGCCAACGGCACCTTTGCCGATGGCGAGAACCTGCTGCTGTCGGGCGTGGTGCTGGCGATCATCGTCATCCTCAACCGCATCCCGGTGGTGTGGATGCGCAGCTGCGCCATCGTCATCGCCCTGGCCGTGGGCTATGCCCTGGCCGGCTACCTGGGCCGCCTGGACTTCACCGGCATGCACCAGGCCGCGCTGTTCCAGGTGCCGACGCCGCTGCACTTCGGCCTGGGTTTCTCCTGGTCACTGTTCATCCCGATGCTGGTGATCTACCTGGTCACCTCGCTGGAAGCCATCGGTGATGTCACCGCCACCAGCAAGGTCTCGCGCCAGCCGGTGGAAGGCCCGGTATGGATGCAGCGGATCAAGGGCGGCGTGCTGGTCAACGGTGCCAACTCGTTGTTGGCGGGCGTGTTCAACACCTTCCCCAGCTCGGTATTCGCCCAGAACAACGGGGTGATCCAACTGACCGGCATTGCCAGCCGCCATATCGGCGTGTGGATTGCCGTGATGCTGATTCTGCTGGGGCTGTTCCCCTGCGTCGCCGGGGTGATCCAGGCAGTGCCGGAGCCGGTGCTGGGTGGCGCGGCCATGGTGATGTTCGGTGCGGTAGCCGCTTCGGGCATCAATATCCTGGCCAGCACCCGCCTCGATCGCCGCGCCTTGCTGATCATCGCCGTGTCGCTGTCCCTGGGGCTGGGCGTGGCGCAGGTACCGGAGTTCCTCGCGCACATGCCAGCGGCGCTGCGCAACGTGCTGGAGTCGGGGGTCGCCACCGGCGGCATCTGCGCCCTGCTGCTCAACTGGTTCCTGCCCGAGGGCAAGGAGCAGGCCTGA